The segment GGTTCTCCACCGGACGGATGGGCACCGTGAAGGTGCACTGGCCCTCGCCCTGGATGTCCGGCTTCGGTCGCCAGTCGTTCGCGTAGAAGCCGCCGGAGGTGCCGTCGGTCTTCTGGTAGTGCAGGTCACAGCAGAGCTTGGTCTGCTCGGCGATGCCCTTGTAGGCAACGGTGATGTTGGCCACGGTGTCGGTGAGGAAGGGCCTGGGGCAAGTCACCGTGTACCACTCGCCGAGCTGCAGAGTCTGTGTCTCCGGCTTCGGTGCCTGGGCATGAAGGGGAGTAAGACTCGAGGCCAGCACGAGCACGCAGAGCAGAGGCACCTGGATCGCGACGTGGGTCCCTGGGCCTTTCATGTCACGCACTCTCCTCTCCGGGGTGGCAGGAGACACAGCCTTCGCTGTGACGCCGCCCCGGACATGACTAGGGGTATACGAGAGCGCAACTCGCCGGCGCGAGGTCGGCCTCTGGACGGCGCCTTACTGTGGCTTCAGCATCGCTTCCTTGCTGGGAGCCAGGAAGGGCGGCACCCCGAGCGGAGTCACATCGAAGTCCTCCATGGTGACGGCGCTGGGCTTAGCCAGCTTCAGGCTCCAGATCTCGCCTGTAGAGGGCTGCGCCAGCGTGGCGGAGAGCACATAGACCTGCGCAAGGTTGTCCTTCTCCTCGACGATCTTGCCGGTCGGATCGCACAGGCTCGCCTTCACTCCCTCGGCAAGCCCCTCACCATTCACGCGCACACCAAACTCAGTCGTTCCTGCCGGCACATAGAGGAATACCTCGCCGACGCTGCTGATGAAGTGCACGGCTTCCTTCTCAGCGGTCAGGTTGAGCGGGTGACTGCTGGCCATGAAGCGCGCCTGGTTCGGATCCGGAGTGGCGGTGATGCGGTAGATACCCGTCGCGGGAGCCGTGAACTCGATGATTGCGTCCTGCCCCGAGGTCTCCGGGAGGGTGGCCTTCTGGACTTCCTTGCCGTCGGGACCGGTGATGACCACCGGCGCAGGCTTGACGGCGTACCGGCCCACCTGGTACTGACGCATGGTGAGCTTGACCGTGTCGCCGGCCGAAGCGTAGAGGACGCCTTTGGCCACGTCGCGCAGGTTGAACCGAGGCATACCGAACTTGGCCGAATCGGCGCCCGGAGTCACCGGCACCAGGGACTTGTTGGTCATGTCGTACTTGGGGAAGCTCTTCAGCGAGAGCACCGGCATCCACTCACGCAGGACTTCCGGCGTCAGCTTCACGTCCTTGCGCTGACCGTCCTGCTCGATGATCAGGTTGCCGGTGACCTCTACCACCTTCAGGCCGCCGACCATGTCCACGAAGCCCACCGGCACGCGCTTGAGGCTGTCGCGGACCACGCAGTCGCGGAAGGTTGCGCTGCCGAGGTCCTGGTCAGCGCCCTGACGGGTTGCCAGCATGATGGTTGGGCTGATCGGTGAGCCGAGGTTGTTCTCGCTGATCGTGCAGTCGGTGAACTCCGTCCTGATCCCCGTGGCCGGGACGTCGATGAGCTGGATGCCCTGGGTCCTGTTGTTGTCGAAGGTACAGTCGGTGATCGCCATTGTGCCCTTGACGGCCGCCTCCGCGGTGTTGCCGGTGACGAGGCAGAAGCCGCCCACGCTGTTTGCGGCCTTGCAGTTCTCGAGGCGGATGGAGACCGGCGCGGAGGAGGCCTTCAGATTCGGCAGGTACAGCACATAGCCCCAGCCGACGTTCCCCTCCGACACGCAGTTGCGCATGACCACGTTGACCAGGCGCTCCTCCGAGCTGTTGGGCTCGAAGTCGATGCCGGCCTGCGGAGCGGTCCCGCCGGTGTCGCGCATGATGACGTTTTCGATGGTCAGGTTCTCAGCGGTGATGACGCTGATGCCCTGGCGGTACTGCCGGTCACAGATCAGGTCCTTGAGCAGGATGTCCTTGTTCGTGACCCACTGCTTGCCTGTTCCGAGGTACACTCCATCGCCGCCGCTCTCCAGCAGGTGCAGTCCGAGAACCTGGACGTTGCTGCAGGACTTGAGCTGCAGCGAGTGCCGCCACTCGGCCTTCTTGTAGGGCTGGTTCGCGTAGTCGTCGCGGTGCATGCGCCAGGTGGCCCCGTAACCGCGCAGGATAATGTTCTCCTTGTTGATCGCGCGGAAGAGGCTGTCGCTGGTGCCGAGGAAGGCGCCCTTCTTGGCCACCACTTCGACGCCCTTCTCGAAGGTGATCTCCTGGTTCGAAGCCAGTTCGATGGGCTCGACGATCCAGGGCTTGCCGGTGTTGTCCACCGTCAGCTTCGGCACACCGGAGTTGATGGCGGCCTGCAGGCACGCGGTAGCATCGGTGGCGTCGAAGCCCCACCAGGAGGCCTTGGCCTCGGTGAGCTTGCCGGCCTTGACGTCGGCGATGGCCTTGTCATTGACCTGTGCGCACGCCGGTAGGGCCAGGGTCACAGTCAGAAGAAGAGCGACGAGGACGGT is part of the Armatimonadia bacterium genome and harbors:
- a CDS encoding right-handed parallel beta-helix repeat-containing protein, which produces MRSTVLVALLLTVTLALPACAQVNDKAIADVKAGKLTEAKASWWGFDATDATACLQAAINSGVPKLTVDNTGKPWIVEPIELASNQEITFEKGVEVVAKKGAFLGTSDSLFRAINKENIILRGYGATWRMHRDDYANQPYKKAEWRHSLQLKSCSNVQVLGLHLLESGGDGVYLGTGKQWVTNKDILLKDLICDRQYRQGISVITAENLTIENVIMRDTGGTAPQAGIDFEPNSSEERLVNVVMRNCVSEGNVGWGYVLYLPNLKASSAPVSIRLENCKAANSVGGFCLVTGNTAEAAVKGTMAITDCTFDNNRTQGIQLIDVPATGIRTEFTDCTISENNLGSPISPTIMLATRQGADQDLGSATFRDCVVRDSLKRVPVGFVDMVGGLKVVEVTGNLIIEQDGQRKDVKLTPEVLREWMPVLSLKSFPKYDMTNKSLVPVTPGADSAKFGMPRFNLRDVAKGVLYASAGDTVKLTMRQYQVGRYAVKPAPVVITGPDGKEVQKATLPETSGQDAIIEFTAPATGIYRITATPDPNQARFMASSHPLNLTAEKEAVHFISSVGEVFLYVPAGTTEFGVRVNGEGLAEGVKASLCDPTGKIVEEKDNLAQVYVLSATLAQPSTGEIWSLKLAKPSAVTMEDFDVTPLGVPPFLAPSKEAMLKPQ